Part of the Carassius carassius chromosome 20, fCarCar2.1, whole genome shotgun sequence genome, aacaggaATTAGCAACCAAAAATAGATTTTAACATGCCACAATTATTCACTGGTATGTTTAAAATTGCggaaaaaaagttaatcaaatacattgttttttttttacatttataacttAAATTGGTCTTGCTACGGTGTTCTTTTTAAAACACGCAAAGTTTATTTTTAACCATGCaacacctaaaaaaaaataataataaaaaaactgagatcaaatcaaatcaaaacagtATATTTAACTTAACCActtattttaaagtattaaatgCTTAGTTCATACCAAAATGAATGAATTTCACACCTTGAAATGCAATCAACTCTGTATTGACTACCATTGTGTGACTCTTACAATTGACAAGTCAAATGTAAACCACTGGATATCTCTGAGTGATGCTGTTGTCTTTGGCATTGCTTAAGCATAGGCTATCCATCTAAACAAGCCAAAGAAAGTAATCATTTAAACAGTGAAGAAATCATGACAGAACGTAATCAATCACAGTCATGGACGGGACTCCATTTTTCCTCAACCGCACAGACTTCACTCAGCAAATTTCTGGTGAGAACATGGTTCGTTGTTTTTAGTCCTTTTAAGCCAGTATAAACCGCTGAAAGATGGTTTGTTTCATTTAACCTACTAGACTCTTATTTCCTCAACTAAATGGTAATTCTCAGACATACAACGcatgtaattttaaaaacattttattttagtccaGCTCTTTTCCTGTTCCTCTTTACGCCATCATAGCATACAGTATATAACATCATCAGTTCTGAAAAAGCTGAATTGCTAAGCCTCATTTCTATCATGGTAAACAGTACTACAATGACAAGAATATGTGCCAGAGAACTAAATTATTCCATATTCAAGAAAGGAGGAGGCAGCTATTAAGttacaaagaaaacaagtacAAGAAAAGTAATtcaatgtaattttacatttgtgaTTTAGATTTGCTGACTGGCTTTTCATTCGTAATACTTTATCCTGTGCAAACTACAAAATGGCTGTTTTGGGGGTCCCAAAAATCCAACAAAAAGACACGAAATAATTTCTGCAcaattattttaggaatgaacGAGAAATCAGGATTTACAAATCACATCGCTGCCTTTTCAAGATTTTTACGTTACATCAAGGTAGATTGACAGAAAATAACATTACAATTGATCGGAATGCAATTTTATGGCTTTTTGATTTTTCTTCATTAACAAGGCACCAGAGAGGAATGATAGGATTGTTGCACCTCATAGaagataaatcaataaaatcGGCAAAAAGCCTTAAAGAAAGGCTCCTTGGCAGAGTCGCAGAACTGGCAAGGAGTGGATACTTGAGACATCACTGGTCCTCTTTACATGCCCATTCGGATACTCTGAATGATCTGGAATATTGctgaggagaagaaaaaaaaaagagtgacatTACAGAAAAGTTGAGGAGGAAGTCAATCTTAACATAAATTTTCAGGTATATAATGGGACATTGCGCTAGTGGATATCTAGGTTTCTTCCTGCTTTTGTCTCATAAAagtaaatctaatctaatctaataaaaaGTAATCTGTATTTCCAAAAAGAGTGTGATCTCTAACAAAGCAAATCATATTCTTTTGTGAATCGAATCAAATAAAAAGATTGCAAAATCATCCAAGGCACAAAAGTAAGGGCAAGATGACCAAAAACATGCAACGCAAATATAATTTGTACAAAGCAAACAGATTCTTGAAGGCAATGAGTAAAAACTCTGCGAGAGCTGACGGCAACCCAGAAGAATGTGCCACATCAGATCTGGATGGTGCGGTTTATGACGTTGTCAAAAAGACTACATCTTTAAAGCTATGTCTCAAAGCCTCCAAGCCAGCTGGAAATGAGATCCACTACTCTTCCTGCGAGTACTTAAACGGTTGTTGGAAATGTTCTTCAATGCTGTTTCCAGAATAGCAACACCTGCAGATCCACGTGTTGCACCCAGTGAAAACAAGCAGATAAACTCATGCTATCAGTCTGGCCTTGTCCATGTAAACAGTGTGCGTTATTATCTCAGCCTTCACTACAGTGCAAGGTCTGACAGTGTGTGCCAAAAAATGAGTGGAGGTCCGCTTGGTCTGTCTACCTTGGGCTAAACAAAAAGTACAGCATATgctaatataacaataaaataccATCTAATGTAATGCGTTTCTCATTTGATGTGGATGTGACAGATCCCtcgttaatgtatttgtgttggtTACTcacctgaaccacagacaacaaaGATGAAGAGCGCCAAGAGCCACGGTCCTACCGAGACTTTATCATCACTGACGTTTCTCTGCGTGAATTTACAGTCAAGTCAGATGAAAATGCGCATTTTCGTTGTCATTTAAATGTAGTAGTGCAGTAGGATTTAGCAATAAAAGTATATACACATTGCAGTATTAAGAACCACTATTTTACTGCAAAACTAGTAACTCTTTATATTAATAGTTTAATCAAACGTCTTACTTTACAATCTGTTAAGTTAATACACTACATTAAGTTAATTTGACTTCTGTTGATACGCTATTGAAGATCACGAAGAGTTGGGTTACCGAGGATTTGACGTTGCCTCTCTGGGTGATGTTTTTGCTGTGTTTCTCGTTGGCCATACGAATCCTCTGTTTGGCGACCATCGTTGCAGATGCTGGTGGATTGTGAAGTGAGCTGGAAACGGTCACAAATGTGACGAACACAAATTAGTGAGGATGAAGAGAACACGACGTCGATTTTTGTCTACGTACCACGTACTCAGAATGTAAGCTCCGCCCACACCGGAAGAACGCAATGGGCTGACGCTCGGACCGCCCAGCTTTTTGAAAAGAACGTTAACAAGATGTTTGCTAAAATTAGCTTTTAACATTTTGTTTCAGCCTTGCGTAGT contains:
- the zgc:92744 gene encoding stress-associated endoplasmic reticulum protein 1 produces the protein MVAKQRIRMANEKHSKNITQRGNVKSSRNVSDDKVSVGPWLLALFIFVVCGSAIFQIIQSIRMGM